ATCTTCAGTGGATTCCGCAAGTGCCATTGTGCCCAGAGCACCAACAGGCGCCATAGGGAACGGCAGTTTTTCCACATCGGATGTCAGACGATACAAAGCATAGCCTAACCCAAAATGGTCAATGCGTTGTACAATCTGCGCTCCCACTAATAGCAGAATCGGTATGAGCCAGTCATTGTGGAAAAAAGTACGTTCTGCAAGCGCCTCGGAGCCGGGTTGTGGTGCAATCCACGTGGGAATAAATTCAGTCAAACCCAGCATCTTCGCAGCATCAGACTGCACAAGATACTGGTTCCATAGTAAGCCGGAAAATGGCGATGCGAGCGCAGCACCAGCCATGTAGAAAAGAAGAAAAACTTCCTGTTGTTTCAGTTCGGTATATGAACGCTTTGCAACTTCAGCAAAAAGAATAATCGTCACCCAACGTGCAGCGGGACCGATTCCCTGACCGATAACAAGCTGAAGGTACATGCTCCCCGGCATCATTAAAAAGCCGATGAATATTGCGCCAATGATGGTTTTCCAATCAAACCCTTGGTCAAATTGATCCGGCGGTTGTAGTAGATCACGATATTCTTGTAATTCTTTATCCTGATACATGGTCTACCCTCCCAGTTCCGGAAATACCGGATACACAATCCCTGAGAACAGGCTCACAATAGCCCACACGCCTCCCATAAGCATGTCACCGATAATCAACCCTACAAAGAGCATCTGTACTTTTCTGTATAGAGAGGTTCCGCCGTAGTGGAGAACAAGATAGTTGCAAAGCCAGCCGAGGAAGAAGCAAACCCATAGGATACGCATACTTTTGCTATATGCTGCAAGAAAACCGAGCGGATGTAGTGGCCACCACGGGAATTTATAGAAACAAAATACCAAGATACACATGAAGATAGCACCAAGCAGTGCAAAGCCGCTGATCCATGAATTCGCGCTGAGTGGTGCATCAATAAGTCTGCCTGCGTTTTCGTAAATTGAAAGTACGGATTGTGTTTCAACTTCAAGCTGTAAGTCACGAAGTCCAGTTTTGTAGCCAAGTACCAGCATTGAGCAGAATGCTGTGCAAACACATAATGCTAGAAGAATTGTCAGCGCTATGAAGAAGCGTCGTTTGCTTTGGGTATGTTCAGAAATTTTGTTGCCGTGAACGAGGTTCGGCATGAGAGATTCCTGCACATCAAGAAACATCATTTTTTGTATGACTGCCGTAATGGCAATACCGGCTGTCCCAAGGATGCGAGTTCCAAGAACACCGGCAGCGCCGTCTGATGGCGCAGCCGTCAGCATGAATTGTGGAAGTCCACCTTGTGTGATGACACGGGAGACGACCAGCATAATCATGAAGAAAACAAGAGGCATGACTACAGCACCACCAATCGACATACCAAACCAGTAGCACCAGATCATCATGATAAGTATACCGGCGATAGCTCCCCACATTGACCATGCCGCAGGAATAATTTCACCATGATGGACTTTAGTATCTTGCAAACCGGACTTAAAGACGCTGACGAGGTGTTCGCGCGCAAGCCATAGAATGAACAGAAAGAAAACAAAGGTTGAGCCGATAACGGTTGCTTCTGCCGGACGCGCAAGGTTGGGACCAAAGTTAATTCCCATAGCGGACTGAGGAATATTAAAGCCCATAACATACAAAATACCCATGAGCAGCGCACCGAAAATGTAGAAAAACCAAAAGCTGAAGGCAATTTGCCGAGTGGCAAGAAAGGCAAAGCCGACATAGGCTGGGACAAGGTACAATTGCAGTTTGTTGAAACCGGAAAAAAGTCCATATTTAGGAAAATATTGTCCAGCAAGAACAAGTAAAGGAAGTTGCGGTATAGACGGGTAGTGATAGCTTAACCCGTTAATCAGGTGAATAAATACCGGAATGCCAATCCCCCAGAGCAGAAATTTGTTGGAAAGGAATGTTCCCATTTTCCCTGCATCCAAAGCTTCGCTCAGAAATTGCGGTACGCGGAGCAGTGGAAAATTTACACGTTCGTTTTCAATCCACTGTCTACCAAAGAGGTTAACAAGGCAGAGCATCGTGAGATAAGCAACCATGATGAAGAATCCCCACAGGAGGAGGATGCCTATCCATGCTGACCATGGAATGGCTGCGAATATCTGTAAGAAATTCATGTCCCGTCCACCGGAAACACCTTCATAAAGTGGTTTTATCACGGTGGGGTCATTCATGTACCAAGAATCAGGAAGATATGGTGCAAGCGTGGTTACCCATGTGTACCCTCCTGTTGCGTAGTATGCTGGAGCAGTGATGTTGAGAAAGAAAGACTCGGCAAGTCCTGAGTACCCGATGCCGACACCGATAACCATAAAAAGCCATATGATGAGCTGCTCTGTGCCGTTAATAAGTGGTTTGGTTTTGGTGACAGCGGCGAGCATTGCTGTTCCCACAAAAAGAAAGAATGAAATAAAGAATGGTGCGAGGGGGAAGTGCCCGCCACCAAGCGGAGTTCCTCCAAGCCATGCCGTATTAAACGGACCAGCAGCACACATGAGTATACCAAGTAGAATGGCAAGAGCTAGAGCGGGGAGCCGTAACGGATTCATGCGCTGCCTCCTATTTTATCCATAGCAGTGGACGGTATATCTTTTCCTTTTTCAGCTAGAGCTGTTTGTAATTCTTCTTCATAGCTTCGTCGTGCGTCTTTATCTATTGACCGCCATACAAGAAGTTGTTTGCGCAGCCCATGCAGGAATGATTTATTCAAATTTTGCCAAACCCGTTTTTCGCCAGCCTCGCGGGTAAGAACCACATGAATCTCTTTGAAACCGTGGTGAGATTCAGAAGGGCACATAATCAACTGAACGTTCTGCCGCACACCAAAGTCAAACGGGGCAAGCCATGTTTTAAAGTCAAAATTCAAGCAGGCATCGCCAGCCATATCCTGTTGCACTGCTTCTGGGATAAGCCCTTTTTTTACAAGGTCATCCGGTGGGAGGAAGGAACATTTTATGTCCTCGGTAGAAAAATCTCCGTGCGAGATATCTGCATGCCCACTGTAGTATTCAAAAAGGAATCCTCCAGCAAAAGCCTGCTCTGAACTGCGCACAAGGAACGGCAGCTCGATGCGCATAACATCCCCTTCCGGCTCCGGTAGTTTCCATGCGCGTGTAACATCGGGAATGGCGATTTCTGATGCAACGCGGGACGGATAGATTGAAGAAATGAGGACGACAACGATGATAAGCAGCATTGCCATGACACCGGCAGTGGATGAGTAGTTTGCTGTCATACCCGCCCATAGCTCTGTGCCGGACATAAAGCCCGAAACCGTCTGAGCAATGAGGTAGCCGAAGACTGCGCTGATGACGGCAAAGGCTAATGATTCTGCAACAAACAGGAATGCAACATGCGACGGAGCAAGCCCGACAGATGTGTATACCCCAATTTCGCTGCGGCGTTCATACACAGAGCCGATCATGGTGTTCAGCACAATCAGTACGGCGATGCCGATAGGTATAAGAATAGTTGAGAGTCCGCTGTAGCTGATAAAGTTGGAAGCGTAGTACAGGTAGGTTCCTGTACTTGTTCCGCTGAATATAAGCATGCCGAAACGATAGCCGAGATCAAGGACGCCGTGGTTAACATCATCCGGCTGATTGTTTCCTGTTTTAATGGC
The nucleotide sequence above comes from Halodesulfovibrio sp.. Encoded proteins:
- a CDS encoding DUF6785 family protein, with the translated sequence MNPLRLPALALAILLGILMCAAGPFNTAWLGGTPLGGGHFPLAPFFISFFLFVGTAMLAAVTKTKPLINGTEQLIIWLFMVIGVGIGYSGLAESFFLNITAPAYYATGGYTWVTTLAPYLPDSWYMNDPTVIKPLYEGVSGGRDMNFLQIFAAIPWSAWIGILLLWGFFIMVAYLTMLCLVNLFGRQWIENERVNFPLLRVPQFLSEALDAGKMGTFLSNKFLLWGIGIPVFIHLINGLSYHYPSIPQLPLLVLAGQYFPKYGLFSGFNKLQLYLVPAYVGFAFLATRQIAFSFWFFYIFGALLMGILYVMGFNIPQSAMGINFGPNLARPAEATVIGSTFVFFLFILWLAREHLVSVFKSGLQDTKVHHGEIIPAAWSMWGAIAGILIMMIWCYWFGMSIGGAVVMPLVFFMIMLVVSRVITQGGLPQFMLTAAPSDGAAGVLGTRILGTAGIAITAVIQKMMFLDVQESLMPNLVHGNKISEHTQSKRRFFIALTILLALCVCTAFCSMLVLGYKTGLRDLQLEVETQSVLSIYENAGRLIDAPLSANSWISGFALLGAIFMCILVFCFYKFPWWPLHPLGFLAAYSKSMRILWVCFFLGWLCNYLVLHYGGTSLYRKVQMLFVGLIIGDMLMGGVWAIVSLFSGIVYPVFPELGG